From Nicotiana tabacum cultivar K326 chromosome 20, ASM71507v2, whole genome shotgun sequence, one genomic window encodes:
- the LOC142174546 gene encoding uncharacterized protein LOC142174546, translating into MRNATGFLNKEFPFVYLGCPIFVGRKRIVYFDGLVSKISKRLNGWQGKILSHGVKLTLVEHTLQAIPTCILAAMNPPKATYKTLKRYFANFFWGATNDKSKYHWSSWGNLCYPKEDRGGWNWHQMSARHWRHITIKRWWNFRTQQNLWTNFLRAKYCSRGHPVVFKGATKQSHIWRDMMKIRGKAETNICWMINRGDCSFWWDN; encoded by the coding sequence ATGAGAAATGCTACAGGATTCTTGAATAAAGAATTCCCATTTGTTTATCTGGGATGTCCTATATTTGTGGGAAGGAAGAGGATAGTCTACTTTGATGGATTAGTTTCTAAGATATCAAAAAGACTCAATGGATGGCAAGGGAAGATACTGTCACATGGAGTAAAACTAACTTTAGTTGAACATACTTTGCAGGCAATTCCAACATGCATACTTGCAGCCATGAATCCGCCAAAAGCTACTTACAAAACATTGAAAAGATACTTTGCTAATTTCTTCTGGGGAGCTACCAATGACAAGTCCAAATATCATTGGAGTTCTTGGGGTAACTTGTGCTATCCCAAAGAGGACAGAGGAGGGTGGAATTGGCATCAGATGTCTGCAAGACATTGGAGACACATTACAATCAAGAGATGGTGGAATTTCAGAACTCAACAAAATCTATGGACTAACTTTCTTAGAGCAAAGTACTGCTCTAGAGGACATCCAGTGGTATTTAAAGGAGCAACCAAACAATCACACATATGGAGAGATATGATGAAGATAAGAGGGAAAGCAGAAACCAACATATGTTGGATGATTAATAGAGGAGATTGTAGCTTTTGGTGGGACAATTGA